Proteins encoded together in one Marispirochaeta sp. window:
- a CDS encoding uracil-DNA glycosylase family protein translates to MDLYQLTEKLAAEADTLKFNGRISAIYNPLQYAQEPHLAYITKYGAGRKKVLFLGMNPGPWGMAQTGVPFGEISAVRDWLGIDGAVNRPEHEHPKRPIEGFSCQKSEVSGRRLWGLFREQFGAPEAFFHEHYVANYCPLVFMEESGKNLTPDKLPAREASELYTICDRYISGLIELMSPEFLIGIGKFAAKRLSIVAEAMPVDMIRGVTIDSVLHPSPASPAANRGWAEAARKKLYSIGIWKHED, encoded by the coding sequence ATGGATTTGTATCAACTTACGGAAAAACTTGCCGCAGAAGCGGACACCCTCAAATTCAACGGCAGGATCTCCGCGATTTACAACCCTCTACAATATGCACAAGAACCTCATCTGGCGTATATTACAAAATACGGAGCCGGCAGAAAAAAGGTACTTTTCCTGGGAATGAATCCCGGCCCCTGGGGAATGGCCCAGACCGGAGTACCGTTCGGGGAGATTAGCGCAGTCCGGGACTGGCTCGGTATTGACGGTGCAGTCAACCGACCGGAACACGAGCATCCGAAGCGGCCGATAGAAGGTTTCTCCTGTCAAAAGAGTGAAGTCAGCGGCCGGCGGCTGTGGGGCCTGTTCCGGGAACAGTTTGGGGCTCCCGAGGCCTTTTTCCATGAACACTACGTGGCCAATTACTGCCCCCTCGTTTTCATGGAGGAGTCCGGCAAGAACCTGACTCCCGACAAACTCCCGGCCCGGGAGGCATCGGAGCTCTATACCATCTGTGACCGCTATATTTCTGGGCTTATTGAACTGATGAGCCCGGAGTTCCTGATAGGGATCGGCAAATTTGCAGCGAAGCGCCTGTCAATCGTTGCTGAAGCCATGCCGGTAGATATGATTCGGGGCGTTACCATCGATTCAGTACTTCATCCAAGCCCCGCAAGCCCTGCTGCCAACCGCGGCTGGGCAGAAGCGGCCAGAAAAAAACTCTATTCCATCGGGATCTGGAAACACGAAGATTAA
- the iolN gene encoding 3-dehydro-scyllo-inosose hydrolase, which produces MAGIRGDFKFLTTDHPLIVFEDNEVGRLKKEVFDAPDEEIDRILDEYQIPSESELGKAGCYIQNTPRSEVVRKRRINDIVLIPVGCTENHGAHANSGLDTFMVTQIIEGVRRYTAKLGHEVALAFPPLNYGGHPYHHVGMEGTVIMPQEVVVETLIHTMLGLWNDGFRKQILINNHGHFWMMESALQEFCKRFALPGIFQIMDWHRTVREFFIPVDREGSLETTFVHADESETSVGLLMFKDMIDMSKAVDTQGENYLPGGHFDTSVDPWRRPHKWSEGQGHFPVERKGTPEGVVGKPSLSTADKGKRPIAAVLKYLTLTIEQIYERYPSGKLPPIDKITLRDPKELEPFLKEPGSKGWKSAYELPIRGPFFR; this is translated from the coding sequence ATGGCAGGAATACGAGGAGATTTTAAATTTCTCACCACTGATCATCCCTTGATTGTTTTTGAAGACAATGAAGTAGGCCGGCTGAAAAAAGAGGTTTTCGACGCTCCGGATGAAGAGATCGACAGGATTCTGGATGAGTACCAGATTCCTTCAGAGTCCGAACTGGGCAAGGCAGGGTGTTATATACAGAACACCCCCAGAAGCGAGGTAGTCCGCAAGCGCCGAATCAACGATATTGTGCTTATTCCCGTCGGATGCACGGAAAACCATGGGGCCCATGCAAACTCGGGCCTGGATACATTCATGGTAACCCAGATAATTGAAGGTGTGCGCCGTTATACAGCCAAACTTGGTCATGAGGTTGCCCTGGCATTTCCTCCTCTCAACTACGGTGGGCATCCGTATCATCATGTTGGCATGGAAGGCACTGTAATCATGCCCCAGGAAGTAGTTGTGGAAACACTGATTCACACCATGCTGGGGCTCTGGAATGACGGCTTTCGCAAACAGATTCTTATAAACAATCACGGACATTTCTGGATGATGGAAAGCGCTCTCCAGGAGTTCTGCAAGAGATTTGCCCTTCCCGGCATTTTTCAGATAATGGACTGGCATCGTACGGTACGGGAATTCTTTATTCCCGTTGACCGCGAGGGCAGCCTGGAAACTACCTTTGTTCACGCCGATGAATCGGAAACATCTGTTGGTCTTCTTATGTTCAAGGACATGATAGACATGAGTAAGGCAGTTGACACTCAGGGAGAGAATTACCTTCCCGGCGGCCATTTTGACACCTCGGTTGATCCTTGGCGGCGCCCGCATAAATGGTCCGAAGGACAGGGCCATTTCCCCGTGGAAAGAAAGGGAACGCCGGAAGGCGTTGTTGGTAAGCCAAGTCTTTCAACCGCGGATAAAGGAAAGCGTCCCATAGCGGCTGTGCTGAAGTATCTGACCCTTACGATTGAGCAAATCTATGAGCGGTACCCCTCGGGAAAACTGCCGCCGATTGACAAGATTACCCTCAGGGATCCAAAGGAACTTGAACCATTCCTGAAGGAACCGGGCAGTAAGGGGTGGAAATCCGCTTATGAGCTGCCGATTCGGGGACCTTTTTTCAGGTAA
- a CDS encoding M20/M25/M40 family metallo-hydrolase encodes MEKGMAHIISGLDDIEERVRDLREIILANLVMLSEIPAPTFSEAARMEFLVNRFTELQLLNCSTDEVGNGLGIIPGETGDRNILIVGHMDTVFDTKVDHTITVEPRRIIGPGVGDNGLGLAVIATLPLVLQHLNIKPKSNIILMGSAQSLGMGNIRGLRFFLDHTDLPINAGICVEGVKLGRISYSSIGMMRCGISFSVPEQYDWTRFGAVGAIVTINDAINRILEIPLPKRPKTNIVLGSITGGTGFNTIATQASLKFEIRSESNRMVKNIGQKTEYIAHEVASHSGADVDFRIYAQRRTGGISFSHPMARTTREIMKSLDILPRITPSTSELSAFIDKRIPAVTLGLTNGENLNQINESIDIEPVFKGIAQLLGLILAIDGGHCDEPK; translated from the coding sequence ATGGAAAAAGGAATGGCTCATATAATCTCCGGATTAGATGACATTGAAGAGCGTGTCCGGGACTTACGCGAAATAATCCTTGCCAATCTGGTCATGCTTTCGGAAATTCCCGCTCCGACCTTCAGTGAAGCCGCACGCATGGAGTTCCTGGTAAACCGTTTTACGGAACTGCAGTTGCTGAACTGCTCCACCGACGAGGTCGGAAACGGGCTGGGCATCATTCCCGGAGAAACCGGAGATCGGAACATCCTGATCGTGGGCCACATGGACACGGTCTTCGACACCAAGGTGGACCATACCATAACCGTTGAACCCCGCCGTATAATCGGCCCGGGGGTCGGGGACAACGGTCTGGGACTGGCGGTTATAGCAACCCTTCCTCTGGTCCTGCAGCATTTGAACATAAAACCGAAAAGCAACATTATTCTGATGGGAAGCGCCCAATCCCTTGGAATGGGTAACATCCGGGGACTGCGTTTCTTTCTTGACCACACAGACCTTCCGATTAATGCCGGGATCTGTGTTGAGGGAGTAAAACTGGGAAGGATTTCCTACTCTTCCATAGGAATGATGCGCTGCGGCATCAGTTTCTCGGTTCCTGAACAGTATGACTGGACCCGATTCGGTGCAGTCGGTGCAATAGTAACAATAAATGACGCCATAAACCGCATTCTCGAGATTCCCCTTCCTAAACGTCCAAAAACCAATATAGTTCTCGGATCCATTACCGGAGGTACCGGTTTCAACACCATAGCAACCCAGGCCTCCTTAAAGTTCGAAATTCGCTCTGAATCAAACAGAATGGTAAAGAATATCGGCCAGAAGACGGAATATATTGCCCACGAAGTCGCGAGCCATTCAGGTGCGGATGTGGATTTCCGCATCTACGCCCAGCGAAGGACGGGGGGTATATCATTCTCCCATCCTATGGCCCGAACCACCCGGGAGATCATGAAATCTTTGGATATTCTGCCGAGAATAACCCCGTCAACATCCGAACTCTCCGCTTTTATCGATAAGAGGATTCCTGCGGTGACCCTGGGACTTACCAACGGGGAGAATCTGAACCAGATCAATGAGTCAATTGATATAGAGCCTGTATTCAAAGGAATAGCCCAGCTTTTGGGGCTTATTCTTGCCATCGACGGAGGACACTGTGACGAACCTAAATGA
- a CDS encoding CoA pyrophosphatase, with protein MINADRSFPAGIEDQLYNTDHKRLTTTSVPVTGLSAVLFLLTYNRHNELSLVLTKRSPLVSQPGDLCSPGGRIAGIPDHFISSVLLLPRTPLRRWRNWQRMRREDPRNAARLALIVSAALRESWEEIRLNPFRVRLLGTLSPRQLSVFDKTIYPICAWTRSARGFKASREVESIHLIPVSQLLDPRHYAAYSIRSVSQTSVSKETICYRHSEGNRQEILWGATLDITLSFLKTIYNFEPPARNTMPLVEDVFTEEYFS; from the coding sequence ATGATCAACGCGGACAGGTCCTTCCCGGCCGGTATCGAGGATCAGCTGTACAATACAGATCATAAGAGACTGACCACAACATCAGTGCCGGTGACGGGTTTATCGGCGGTTCTTTTTCTTCTGACATATAACCGGCATAACGAATTGTCCCTGGTTCTTACAAAACGTTCGCCCCTGGTATCTCAACCCGGTGACCTCTGTAGCCCCGGGGGACGGATTGCCGGAATTCCGGACCACTTTATAAGCAGTGTGCTGCTTCTGCCGCGAACACCTCTGCGCCGCTGGCGCAATTGGCAGCGAATGCGCAGGGAGGACCCGCGAAATGCCGCAAGACTCGCCCTGATAGTATCGGCTGCCTTGCGGGAAAGCTGGGAAGAGATCCGCCTGAATCCTTTCCGGGTACGGCTGTTAGGCACTTTATCCCCCAGACAGCTTTCTGTTTTTGACAAGACAATCTACCCCATTTGCGCATGGACCCGCAGTGCCCGCGGATTTAAAGCCAGCAGGGAGGTTGAAAGTATTCACTTGATCCCGGTTTCTCAGCTTCTTGATCCCCGGCACTACGCCGCCTATTCCATACGTTCGGTTTCGCAGACTTCAGTAAGCAAAGAGACAATCTGTTATCGTCATTCCGAAGGAAACAGGCAGGAGATACTCTGGGGTGCCACCCTGGATATCACACTGTCCTTTTTGAAGACCATATACAACTTTGAACCACCCGCCAGAAACACCATGCCCCTGGTGGAAGATGTGTTTACCGAGGAGTATTTCAGCTGA
- a CDS encoding glucosyl-3-phosphoglycerate synthase gives MTNLNEWLNKNTYHHSQFWDLKQLVKEKEKQGITVSLCIPTLNEEKTIGKEIVVFKSELVNRYPLLDEIAVIDSGSDDKTLEVAASFGADTYMSSDILPGLDPKRGKGENLWKAIYQLKGDIIVYIDADIKNIHPRFVYGLVAPLIYRPEVKYVKAFYDRPLAFSQGVRPSGGGRVTEILVRPLFSLFLPELSAIIQPLSGEYAVRREVLEQIPFPIGYGVETSHLIDVHQLYGMSAFAQTDLDQRVHRNQQTRSLGRMSFGILQTFLSRLQKLEIIGDLPPLETVLRQFQVHDERFEAVEHLIVEEERPPMLEVPAYQGKKEALHKSRKKGVRKKRSQEK, from the coding sequence GTGACGAACCTAAATGAATGGCTCAATAAGAACACCTATCACCATTCACAGTTCTGGGACCTGAAGCAGCTGGTAAAGGAAAAGGAAAAACAGGGAATAACGGTTTCCCTCTGTATTCCGACCCTCAATGAAGAAAAGACAATCGGTAAAGAAATAGTCGTTTTCAAATCAGAACTGGTCAACCGCTACCCGTTACTGGACGAAATCGCGGTCATCGATTCAGGCAGTGATGATAAAACCCTGGAGGTAGCAGCATCCTTCGGCGCAGACACCTACATGAGTTCTGATATTCTGCCTGGGCTGGATCCAAAACGGGGCAAAGGAGAAAACCTCTGGAAGGCCATATATCAGCTTAAGGGTGACATAATCGTCTACATCGACGCTGACATCAAGAATATTCATCCCCGTTTTGTCTACGGCCTGGTGGCACCCCTGATCTACCGGCCGGAGGTAAAATACGTTAAGGCCTTTTACGACCGGCCTCTGGCCTTCAGTCAGGGGGTCAGACCCTCCGGCGGCGGCCGGGTAACGGAAATCCTGGTCCGTCCGCTGTTCAGCCTTTTTCTGCCGGAACTGAGTGCTATAATCCAGCCTTTAAGCGGCGAATACGCTGTTCGCCGGGAGGTCCTGGAGCAAATCCCCTTTCCTATCGGCTACGGGGTGGAAACGAGTCATCTGATAGATGTGCATCAGCTCTACGGCATGAGCGCCTTTGCACAGACTGATCTTGATCAGCGGGTCCACCGTAATCAGCAGACCCGTTCTCTGGGGAGAATGTCCTTTGGAATACTTCAGACATTCCTTTCCCGGCTGCAGAAGCTGGAAATAATCGGGGATCTTCCGCCGTTGGAAACGGTACTGCGTCAGTTTCAGGTACATGATGAACGCTTCGAAGCTGTTGAGCATCTGATTGTGGAAGAAGAGCGGCCACCCATGCTGGAGGTCCCGGCGTATCAGGGAAAAAAGGAAGCCCTGCATAAATCCCGCAAAAAAGGAGTAAGGAAAAAGCGCAGCCAGGAAAAATAA
- the iolM gene encoding scyllo-inosose 3-dehydrogenase → MATMKAVRLYADWSPKPGFKLGAKDVDGKQTYLGSKVWRNPVLKIEEVAIPKPGPKEVLIELKQCGICGSDVHMAQPDNDGYIWYPGLTGFPCTLGHELAGVVVEGGPGAINKRTNKPFKGGELVCAEEMLWCGSCKPCADGYPNHCEQLDEIGFNVDGAFTKYIVLPDRCLWNLEPLLERYAKEDIFRLGSLVEPTSVAYNAVVERGGGIRPGDTVVICGAGPVGIAACAIMKRMGAEKVILSEPETARADLGRKMGADEVINPKSENFAERVLDMTDGMGASLYLEATGLPTVVYPGIEQAIWEGRTLNATVVVVARADAKIPVTGEVLQVRRARIVGAQGHSGHGTFPRVISSMAGGMDMLPIITKEITLDEVPENIVMLRTDRNECKISCKIS, encoded by the coding sequence ATGGCTACAATGAAGGCTGTCCGTCTCTATGCGGACTGGTCGCCGAAGCCCGGGTTTAAACTTGGAGCAAAAGATGTTGATGGAAAACAGACCTATCTTGGCAGCAAGGTATGGCGGAACCCGGTACTGAAGATCGAAGAGGTCGCGATTCCAAAACCGGGTCCCAAAGAGGTTCTTATAGAGCTCAAACAATGTGGAATCTGCGGCTCGGATGTGCACATGGCACAACCTGATAACGACGGGTATATCTGGTATCCGGGACTTACCGGTTTTCCCTGCACCCTGGGGCATGAACTTGCCGGTGTGGTTGTCGAGGGAGGCCCCGGCGCGATAAACAAACGTACCAATAAACCCTTCAAGGGCGGCGAACTTGTCTGCGCAGAGGAGATGCTCTGGTGCGGTTCATGTAAACCCTGCGCAGACGGGTACCCGAACCACTGTGAGCAGCTTGATGAAATCGGTTTTAATGTTGACGGAGCGTTTACGAAGTATATTGTACTACCCGACCGCTGTCTCTGGAACCTTGAACCCCTGCTGGAACGCTACGCAAAAGAAGATATTTTTCGCCTGGGAAGTCTCGTCGAACCGACCTCGGTGGCCTATAACGCAGTTGTTGAGCGGGGCGGTGGAATCCGACCTGGCGATACGGTTGTTATTTGCGGAGCGGGCCCCGTGGGCATAGCTGCCTGCGCGATTATGAAACGCATGGGTGCCGAGAAGGTGATTCTTTCCGAGCCGGAAACCGCCAGGGCCGATTTGGGGCGAAAAATGGGTGCTGATGAAGTGATTAATCCGAAAAGTGAAAATTTCGCAGAACGGGTTCTTGATATGACAGACGGCATGGGTGCTTCTCTCTATCTTGAAGCAACCGGGCTGCCCACTGTTGTTTATCCCGGAATCGAGCAGGCTATATGGGAAGGGCGGACACTGAACGCCACCGTAGTCGTAGTTGCCAGGGCGGACGCAAAAATCCCTGTCACAGGAGAGGTCCTGCAGGTTCGCAGAGCCCGGATAGTAGGAGCCCAGGGACATTCGGGGCACGGTACATTTCCACGGGTCATCTCATCCATGGCCGGAGGAATGGACATGCTTCCGATTATTACCAAGGAAATCACCCTGGATGAGGTTCCTGAGAATATCGTCATGCTGCGGACTGATCGCAACGAGTGCAAGATCAGCTGCAAAATCAGTTAA
- a CDS encoding LacI family DNA-binding transcriptional regulator, which yields MKRKTVSITDVALAARVSASTVSRCLNGSSQVSEETRERISRIAEDMGFSYSKPYGYGEYSNTVGIILPDNYASFNINLYHNMLLNNLRFTLEKDKYDLLVSFKENHFHNSNNVVSIARKRKVDGFIFLQYSLDTEVHNVLKETGIPFVFSHYPPGQQTQHENVIYVNHRVGGKLMAEHFIERGYTRIIIASSFARTSEYNQRINGFIDTFTSSGLEIDEKNILRGDFSYESGVMLVEENLNLFKKVRAVFAMNDVMAYGIIRALKNKGLRIPQDIAVAGYDDTELSYMSDPSITTIHQPKEEIARLTCERLLYLIEMKKQNKRVPNQLISVEPGIVLRDST from the coding sequence GTGAAAAGGAAGACCGTATCCATCACCGATGTCGCTCTCGCAGCCAGGGTCAGTGCGTCTACTGTATCCAGATGCTTGAATGGAAGCTCTCAGGTTTCTGAAGAAACCCGTGAGCGGATCTCCCGGATCGCCGAGGACATGGGATTCTCGTACAGCAAGCCCTACGGTTATGGGGAGTACTCCAATACGGTGGGTATAATACTTCCCGACAATTATGCAAGTTTTAATATCAACCTCTATCATAATATGCTGTTGAACAATCTGCGCTTCACTTTAGAAAAAGACAAATATGATCTTCTGGTCTCTTTTAAGGAAAACCATTTTCATAATTCAAATAACGTGGTCAGCATTGCCAGAAAACGTAAAGTGGATGGATTCATTTTTCTTCAATACAGTCTTGACACCGAAGTCCATAATGTTTTGAAAGAGACTGGTATTCCTTTTGTTTTTTCCCATTATCCGCCGGGCCAGCAGACACAGCACGAAAACGTAATTTATGTTAACCACAGGGTCGGCGGTAAGCTGATGGCGGAGCACTTTATTGAACGTGGATATACCAGGATTATTATCGCCTCTTCCTTTGCCAGGACCAGCGAGTACAATCAGCGTATTAACGGATTCATTGATACCTTTACTTCCTCCGGCCTTGAAATCGATGAAAAGAATATCCTTCGGGGAGACTTCAGCTATGAATCGGGGGTAATGCTGGTTGAGGAGAACCTGAATCTGTTTAAAAAAGTCCGTGCAGTTTTTGCCATGAATGATGTAATGGCCTATGGAATCATTCGTGCATTAAAAAACAAGGGGCTTCGCATACCCCAGGATATTGCAGTCGCAGGGTATGATGACACAGAGTTAAGTTATATGTCCGATCCGTCGATTACCACCATTCATCAGCCTAAAGAGGAGATAGCCCGGCTCACGTGCGAACGTCTTTTATATTTAATCGAGATGAAAAAGCAGAACAAGCGTGTTCCCAATCAGCTGATTTCTGTGGAACCAGGGATCGTCCTGCGCGATTCGACCTGA